The region CGCGGAGAGCGGAACCATGGATCCGTCCGAGGCCCGCACATAGTACTCCGCCAGGCGCTCCGGATTCAGGCGGTCCTGCTGCCGGACCTGGCTGACCACGTCGTAGCTCCGGCTGTCGCGGTCGAACTTCGAGATCGGCGCGCCGCCCACGAGAGCGCCGAGCGTGTTGCCGATCTCCGAGACCGGCACGCCGAGAGCGGCGGCCCGGTCGCGGTCCACCGTGATGCGGGCGCGCGGGGTCTCGTAGGAGATGGAGTTCTGAACCACGATGAACTTGCCGGACTTCATCGCACGCTGGCGAATCTGCTCGGCCACCTCGTAGGCCTGGGACGAGTCGCCGATGGTCCGCAGCACGTACTGGACCGGCAGGCCGTCACCGCCACCGGGAAGCGACGGAGGTGCGAAGGCGAAGGCCTGCACGCCCGCATTCTCGTTCAGAAGGTTCTGGATGTCCTGCTTGGTCGCAGCGCCCTTCTTGTCGCGCTCGCCCCATTCCTTCAGCTTGAAGCCGAAGAAGCCGCCGCCGCCGCCGTCGATGCCGACGATGAGGAAGCTGTCCTCGATCTCGGGGATCTTCTCGCCCGCTTTCGTGAACTGCTTGGAGAAGGCCTGGGTGTACTCGGCCGTGGCGTATTTCGGCACGTTGACGATGCCGAGATAGGCGCCCTGATCCTCTTCCGGCGCGAGCTCGGAGGAGGTCTTGGTGAACAGGAACGCCGTGGTGCCGAGCAGGACCGCGACGATGACCAGGGTCACGCCGCGATAGTCCAGCGAGCCCTTCAGGCGCCGTCCATACCAGTTCTCGAGCCGCGTAAAGGTGCGGTCCACGAAGGCGGCGAACCGTCCCTGGCCGCCATGCGCCTTCAGCAGCTTGGAGGACATCATGGGCGAGAGCGTCACCGCGATGATGCCCGAGATAACCACCGCCCCTGCGAGGGTGAATGCGAACTCGCGGAAGAGCGAGCCGGTCAACCCTTGCGTGAACCCGATCGGCGCGTACACGGCCGCCAGCGTGACCGTCATGGACACGATGGGGAGGAAGATCTCCTTCATGCCCACGATGGCGGCATCGACGGGCTTGAGCCCCTCCTCGATGTGGCGGTGGATGTTCTCCAGCACCACGATGGCGTCGTCGACCACGAGGCCGATGGCGAGCACCATGGCCAGCAGGGTCAGGAGGTTGATCGAATAGCCGAGCGCATAGAGGAAGAAGCACACGCCGACGAGCGAGAGCGGGATCGTCACGATGGGGATCAGGACCGAGCGGAAGGAGCCCAGGAACAGCAGGATCACCACCACGACGATGAGGGCCGCCTCACCGATGGTCTTGAACACTTCCTCGATGGAGGCCGAGATGAAGTTCGACGCGTCGTAGACGATCTCGACGCTCATGCCCTTCGGCAGGGTCGGGCGGATCGCGTCGATGGCCTTCGTGACTTCGGCCGCCACGGTCAGCGGATTGGCCGAGGGCGTCGGCGTGATGCCGATGAAGGTGCCCTGGCTGCCGTTGAAGCTGACGATGGTGTCCGTGCTCTTGGGGCCGAGCTCCACATCCGCCACGTCACGCAGGCGCACGACCTGGTCGCCCGCCGAGCGGATCGGCAGCATGCCGAAGGTCTCGGGCGTCTGCAGCGTGGTCTGCATGTCGAGCCGGTAGGCCACATACTCGCTCTGCGTCTTGCCGGGCGCCGCGAGGAAGTTGTTGGCGTTGATCGCCTGCACGACATCGCCCGCCGTGACGCCGCGAGCCGCCAGGCGCACGGGGTCGAGCCAGACGCGCATGGAGAAGTCGCGCCCGCCGAGAATCTCGGCGTTGCCGACGCCGTCGAGCGTCGCGAAGCGCGGCTGCACCACGCGGGTGAGGAATTCGGAGACCTGCTCCGGATTCATCTCCGTGCTGCCGAAGGTGAGGTACATGAGGGCAAAGCTCTGGCCCGTGCCCTTCATGATCACGGGATCTTCGGCCTCGGAGGGAAGCTGCGCGCGCACCTGCTGCACCTTCGCGGTGACTTCGGTGAGCGCCGCGTTCGGATCCGTGTTCAGGCGCATGCGCACGGACACGGTGCTGATGCCGAGCCGGCTCTGCGTCGTCACGTAGTCCACGCCTTCCGCGCTGGAGACGGACTTGGCGATGGGCGTGCTGATGAAGCCCTGGATCAGATCGGCACTGGCGCCCGTATAGGTCGTCGTGATCGTGATCGTGGTTTCCTCGACCTCAGGATACTGACGGACCTGGAGGCTCATCAGACCCTGCGCGCCGAGCAGCAGGATCAGGAGGCTCACCACCATCGACAGGACGGGGCGGCGGATGAAAAGTTCGGTGAAACTCATGGCTTATGCCTATTGCCCGCTCGCCAGCTTGGACGCGTCGAGCTTCGTCACATCAATGGTGTTGTCGATCTTGACCGCCGCGCCGGACTGCAGCTTGTTCTGCCCGGAGGCGACAACCTGCTGACCCGCATTGACTCCCGAGACGATCTCGAGAGCGCCGCCCCGGCGCCGGCCGGTCTTCACGAAGACCTGCTTGGCCACCAGCACCGGCTTGCCGTCCTTCTGCTCCTCGTCGATCGTGTACACGTAATCGCCGTAGAGGCTGGCGATCACGGCCGTCTGCGGCACGGTCATGACGTTGGGCTGCTCCGGCAGGATCACCTCCACATGGAGGAACTGGCCGGGAAGGATGGCCCCGTCCTTGTTGTCCTCGACGAGAGCCTGGACTGCGACGAGCCGGGTCTTGGGGTCGACGCGCGGGTCCTTGCCGATGACGCGGCCCTTGAAGGGCAAGTTGCCCTCGGTGGTGCCGAGATGGATCTCCTGGCCGAGCCTGACCTCGCCGGCGCGCTGCTCCGGCACGGTGAAGTCGACCTTCATCGACGACAGATCCTGGAAGCTCGCAATGACCGTTCCGGGCTGCAGGTACTGTCCGACATCGACCCGCGGAATGCCGATCACGCCCGAGAAGGGCGCCTTCAGGGCCTTCTGCTCGATGGTCGCCTGCAGGCGCGCCAGACGGGAGCGCGCCGCCGCGAGCAGGGCGCTGGCCTGATCGAGATTGGCTTCCGTACCGTAACCGCGGGACGAAAGCGTCTTGGCGCGCTCGAAGCTGCTCTCGGCGGTCTTGACGTTCGCCTGAACATCCTGGATGTCCGCGCGCTCGACCGAGTCGTCGAGCTGGACGAGGACCTCACCCTGGCGCACGTTCTGGTTCGCCTTGAACTTGATCTCGCTGACGATGCCCGCCGTCTCGAAAGCCAGCTCCACGCCGTTGGCGGCCTTGGCCGTGCCGATGGCGCTGATGCTCGGCGTCCAGGTCTTGGCCTCGACCTTGGCGGCCGAGATCACCTGCGGCGGCTGCTGCATGGTGGCGAAAAACTGGGTGATCATCTTGTCGCGGAAGAAGTTGAACCAGATCAGGCCGGCGCAAAGTCCGATTGCAAGAATAAAGACGAGAGCAACTACGATGCGCCGTTTCATAGGCTTTTTCCGAGAGTTAGGGCTCCTTCCCGAGAGCCCTGTACGACTATGGTGGGTGCGGCAACAGCGTACTTTACCTTGACGCCCATGCCGTGAGAGGGAATTTATATACCGGCTGGACGGTTTAGTTGCAAGTGCGTCGGCGCACAAGACAAGAGATGTAGATGCTGTTTCCCTGTACCAGAGGTCGCAAGAGTTCCCGCGAGAAGATCCTCGACGCGGCGGCGGAGCTCGTCGCCGAAATCGGCGCCGGCCGGCTCACCCTGGATGCCGTGGCCGAGAAGGCCGGACTCAGCAAGGGCGGGCTTCTGTACAACTTTCCCACGAAGGAAGCCCTGCTGCAGGGCATGATCCAGCGTATGATCGAGCAGGTCACCTCCGAGAAGGAGGCCTTGCGGGAAACGGTCGAGCCCGGACCGAATCTGGAAGCTCGCGTGGTCACGAAGACCCTGCTCAACATCTGTTGCGGCGGCAAGATGCAGGAATTCGCCACAGGCATGATGGCGGCCACGGCCGAGAATCCCGGCCTCCTCGACCCGGTCCGTCAGGTGATCAGCAACACCTTGGATCAGCTGAAGGCCAATTCGGACGATCTCGATGCCGCCCTGTTGGGCTGGCTCGCGACCGAAGGTCTCAGCAACCTCGAGATGCACAATCTCAGCCCGTTCACCGACGAGGACCGCGACCGGATCGTGAAGGCCATCGACCGGGTCGTGGTCAAGGGCATCGCCGAGTAAAGTTTCGCTCCCGCGTCAGGCGATCCAGGACGGATCGCCCAAGACCTCGTCCGTATGCTCGCCCAGGCGCGGCGAGGGCCGGCTGGCCGCCATCGCCTGCCCGTCCATCACGATGGGTGACCGGACGGACGGGATGGCCCCGCCCCTGGCCGCCTGCGAGGACAGGTCGATCTTCATGCCCCGGGCGATCACCTGCGGATCGTCGAAGACATCCGCCACCGTGTTGATGGGCCCGGCCGGAACTCCCTGCTTTTCCAAAGCCGCCAGGAGATCCTCGCGGGTGAAGTGGAGCGTGAGCTCGGTCAGCACGGGCACGAGTTCGGCGCGATGGCCGACGCGGCCCGCATTGGTCCTGAAACGCTCGTCCTGCGCCAGCTCCGGCCGTCCGAGCACCGACACGAATCGGCCGAACTGGCCGTCATTGCCCACCGCCACGATCACATGGCCGTCGGCCACCGGAAACACCTGATAGGGCACGATGTTGGGATGGGCATTGCCCATGCGCCGGGGCGACTTTCCGGAGGCCAGATAGTTCATGGCCTGATTGGCCAGCACGCTCGTCTGCACGTCGAGGAGCGCCATGTCGAGGTGAGCCCCCTCGCCCGTGACGTCGCGCTTGCGGAGGGCCGCCAGGATTCCGACGACGGAATAGACACCGGTGAAGATGTCCACATAGGCCACGCCGATCTTCTGCGGCTCGCCGTCGGGATCTCCCGTCAAGTCCATGATGCCGCCGAGGCCCTGGATCATGAAGTCGTAGCCGGCCCGGGAGGCATAGGGGCCGTCCTGTCCGAAGCCGGTGATCGAGCAATAGACGAGGCGCGGATTGACGGCTTTGAGGCTCTCGTAGTCGAGCCCGTACTTCTTCAGGCCGCCGACCTTGAAGTTCTCGATCACCACATCCGCATGGGACGCGAGCTTGCGCACGAGCTCCTGCCCCTCGGGCGTTTCGAAATCGACCGCGATGGAGCGCTTGCCGCGATTGCAGGAGTGGAAATAGGCGGCCGAGAGATGCTCGCCCTCCGCGCCTTCCACGAAGGGCGGCCCCCAGCCGCGGGTATCGTCCCCGGCGCCGGGCCGTTCCACCTTCACCACGTCGGCGCCGAGATCGGCGAGAAGCTGACCGACCCAGGGACCCGCGAGAATGCGCGCGAGCTCCAGGACCTTGAGGCCTTCGAGCGGCTTCATGATCGTCAATCCATCACGGCATCGAGGCCGCGCTTCAATCCGATGAAGGACGAAACGCGACGGGCGGCCAGAAGCGTGCCGGCCACATAGGGAGCTGCCGACGCGCCCGCATCGTGGCGGATCACCAGCCGCTCGTTGTCGGCCCCGAACACCGCCTCGCAGGACAGGACGAAGGACGGCATGCGCAGGGAATGGACCTGCACCGGCTCCCTCGTCCCAAGGGCGCCGCCGCGGGTCTCCTTCACGCCAGCCAGTTCATCGACCGCCTTCGACGTCGCGGGCAGGCGCACCTCGCTGAGAAGCTCCGCCAGTTCCCGGGCCGTGCCGGAGGGCGTGTCGGGCTTCTTGGCGGACGCATAGTCGATGACCTCCACGTCGGGCACGTAGCGGGCTGCCTCCAGGGCGAAGCGGCGCAGGAGGGTCGCTGTAATCGAGAAATTGCCAGCTGCGAGCACCCCGCGCTCCGCCGCGAGCGCATAGCGGTCGAGATCCGCGTAATCCCCGCCCGAGAGACCAGACGTGCCGATGACCACGTGCCGGCCCTGTGTCAGGGCTGTCAGGGCATGCGCCTTCACGGCTCCGGGCTTTGTGTAGTCGATCACCACGTCGGAGGGCACGGCGAGCGCCTCTTCGAGGGTCGCGCTGACCGTAACACCCTGGCGAGGCAACCCTGCGGCCTCGCCCGCATCCTGGCCGGCGGCGCTGCGGCTGACGGCCCCCACAAGCACGAGGTCGTCGGCGGCTGCGATCGCCGCCACGAGGGCCTTGCCGACCCAACCGGTCGATCCCGCCAGAGTGATCCGGATTGACATGAGCGACCAGTCCTCTCTCAGAAGAACGCCTGCAGGCCCGTCTGCGCCCGGCCCAGAATAAGCGCGTGGACGTCGTGCGTACCCTCGTAGGTATTCACGGTTTCCAGGTTCTGCGCATGGCGCATGACATGATATTCCTCTTGGATACCATTTCCGCCGTGCATGTCGCGGGCCTGGCGGGCGATATCGAGGGCCTTGCCGCAATTGTTGCGCTTGACCAGCGAGATCATCTCCGGCGCCACCCGACCCTCGTCGAAGAGGCGGCCGACCCGCAGGGAGGCGTGAAGGCCGAGGGTGATCTCGGTCATCATGTCAGCAAGCTTCTTCTGCACGAGCTGGGTCGCGGCGAGCGGCCGGTCGAACTGCTTGCGGTCGAGCGTATACTGCCGGGCACGGTGCCAGCAATCCTCGGCAGCCCCCAGGGAGCCCCAGGAAATGCCGTAGCGCGCCCGGTTGAGGCAGCCGAACGGCCCCTTCAGGCCCGACACGTTGGGAAGCAGCGCATCCTCGCCCACCTCGACATTGTCCATGACGATCTCGCCGGTGATCGAGGCGCGGAGCGAAAGCTTGCCGCCGATCTTCGGGGCCGAGAGGCCCTTCATGCCCTTGTCCAGCACGAAGCCGCGGATCTGGTTGTCGTGCGCCTCGGACTTGGCCCAGACCACGAAGACATCCGCGATGGGGGAGTTGGAAATCCACATCTTGGAGCCGATGAGGCGATAGCCGCCATCCGTCTTCACCGCGCGGGTCTTCATACCGGCCGGGTCGGAGCCCGCATCCGGCTCGGTCAGGCCGAAGCAACCGACGAACTCGCCCGAGGCGAGCTTGGGCAGGTACTTCCGGCGCTGCTCCTCGGAGCCGTAGGCGTAGATAGGGTACATGACCAGGGAGGACTGCACGCTCATCATGGAGCGGTAGCCGGAATCGACCCGCTCAACCTCGCGGGCCACGAGGCCGTAGGCCACGTAGGAAGCGCCCGCGCAGCCGTATTCCTCCGGCAGCGTTACGCCGAGGAGGCCCAGCTCGCCCATCTCGTTGAAGATGCCGCGGTCGGTCTTCTCCTCGCGATAGGCCTCGATCACCCGCGGCAGGAGCCTGTCCTGGGCATAGGCGCGGGCCGTATCGCGGATCATGCGCTCGTCGTCGGTGAGCAGATCGTCGAGGAGGAATGGGTCATCCCATTTGAACTTCGCATATTCCTGAGCACCGGCCATGACGGTCATCCTTCCCGAAAGTTTGCGCGGCCAGCCTTCCAGGCCGACCAAAGCCATTGAATTTGAGCGGCAAAATCGCGCTGGACAGGGAAAATGTAAATCGACATCTTCGCAGCAGGTTATTCTCAAATGGAATGAATGTGTTTCGTCGCGGCTTTCTGCCCAATGTGGGCAACCTCCTGGCCTTCGAGGCCACAGCCCGCCATGGCAGCGTATCGAGAGCCGCCGAGGAGCTGAACCTGACCCAGAGCGCCGTTTCGCGCCAGATCCAGCAGCTGGAGGAATCCCTCGGCGTCTCCCTGTTCAGCCGCTCCCGCCAGCGGGTCGTGCTCACCGATGTAGGGCGCATGTATGCCTCGCAGGTTCGCAGCACCCTGTCCGAACTCTCGGACGCGACCCATCAGGCCATTGCGCTCTCGGGCACGAGCGGGGTCCTGAACCTGGCCACCCTGCCGACCTTCGGCACCCGTTGGCTCATTCCGCGCATCCCCGCCTTTTTCGCCCGGCACCCTGGCGCGACGGTCAATTTCGGCGTGCGCCTCGTCCCTTTCGATTTCGCCGCCGACCCCTTCGATGCGGCCATTCATTTCGGTGAGCCGCATTGGCCGGGGGCGGTCTGCGAATTGCTGCGGAACGAGGAGGTCGTGCCGGTCTGCAGCCCGGCCTATCGGGAGCGGGAGAACCTGCGCGCACCGCAGGATCTCACCCGCGCCACCCTGCTTCAGCAGAGCACACGCCCGACGGCCTGGGCGGAGTGGTTCGCCAGCGTCGGCGTGAGCGTCGGCAATCCGCTGCGCGGCCCGCGCTTCGAGCAATTCGCCATGGTGGCCCAGGCGGCCGCGGCGGGGCTCGGGGCCGCGCTCATCCCCAACTTCCTCATCGCCGACGAGCTGGCGTCCGGCCGCCTCGAGATCCTGTTCCCCCAAAGCCTCGTCAGCGGCGGCGCCTATTATCTCGTCTATCCGGAGCACAAGGCAGAGACGCCACTCCTGCGCTCCTTCCGCGACTGGATCCTGAGCGAGATCCGTCAGGGATAGACGCGCTTCGGCTTCATGATACGGAAGCTCAGGGTGAACGCGACGATTCCACAGACCACGATGGCGCTGACCATCGAGAGCGGAGTGCCGTTGTAGAAGGCGCTGACGAGCACGATGATCACCGCGCCCGTGCTGAGTTGGAGCGTTCCCATGAGCGCCGAGGCCGTCCCGGCCACCGGACCATGTTCCTCGAGCGCGAGAACGGCCGTCGAGGGAATGACATAGCCGAGGCAACCGAAGGAGACGAAGAGCAGGCCCCAGAGAACATACACGTTGTCAACGCCCAGGATGGTCAGCACGAACAGCAGGATAACCAGCGCGGCGAAGCAGGAGATCGCGGTTCTCACCACCCTTTCGGCGCCGAAGCGGCGCATGAAGAAGCTGTTGAACTGCGCGCTGCCGATGAACGCGATGGCGTTCGACGCGAAGACCATGCTGTAGGCGGACGGCGTGAGGCCGTAATGCTCGATGAAGATGACCGACGAGCCGGCGAGATAGGCAAAGAAGCTGGCCTGGCTGAAGCCGCCGATGAAGGCGAGACCCAGGAAGCGACGGTCCTTCAAAAGGCCTCGATAGGTGGAGAAGGCATGTCCGATTCCTTTGCGTCCCTCGTTCGGCTTATGCGTCTCCGGCAGCAGGAAGAGGACCACGGCAAGACCGGCAAGGCCGATCACGGCGATGGCCCAGAAAATCGCCCGCCAGCTGAAGAAGGCCGTCAGGGTGCTGCCGGCGAGCGGCGCCAGGATGGGAGAGACGCTGAAGACCAGCATCGTCGTCGCCATCAGTCGGGCCGCCTCATGGCCGGTATGCAGATCGCGGATGATGGCCCGGGGAATGACCATGGCCGCGCAGGACCCGACGCCCTGGAGGAAACGGAAGGCGATGAGGGTTTCCACATTGGGTGCGAAGCTGCAGCCGATGCCTGCCAGAATGAAAAGGCCCAGACCGAAATAGAGCGGCGGCTTGCGGCCGAACCGGTCCGAGAGCGGCCCGTAGACGATCTGACAGACCGCCACCGCCAGGAAGAAGCTCATCAGGCTCATCTGCACGGCGCTGACATCCACCTGGAACTCGCGGGCGATGGCCGGAAAGGACGGCAGGTACATGTCGATGGCAAAGGGCCCGACAGCCGAGAGCATGCCGAGGACGAGCGCGTTGCGCAAAAAGGCGGACTTCATGGAGAACGGCTTTCGTAGCCCCGGCGTCGAGCCGGGATTGAGAAAACGGCCTGTCCATCGTGAGAACAGGTCAAGCAATCTGAACAGAAAATGGCCCCGGCTCGCCTTGGGTCAGGAGCACCGCCGGGCATGCGCCTGCTTGTAGGGCCTTCGGTGCTGCGGTTCAAGACAGCCGTCATCCGTCATTGGATTATAGTCCGCCCTGGCTATAATACTTACGGTTCGTTAACCATGAATGGTCATAGCTGATTAACCATCCAGTCGGATGGGCCGACCCGCGAAGCCCCTTCCCTCCTTCACGGCAGCCAGTGCGGCCGCCTGGCCAGATCCAGAGATATCAAAGTTCTTCATGACCGCCTCGATGCCTCCGAATCAGACGTGTCTCAGCATTGCCCATTCCGTGCGACGCCCGGGTTCCATCCGCCCGCTCCTGGTCGGGGCGCGCAAAGCGCTGAGCTGCGTTGCTGCCGGAGCCGTCCTGATGGCGGCATCCGCCTGTGCGGGGCGCTCGGACCTGGGCTATGCGAGCCTCATGTCCGAAGTTCCGGCAACGCGGGCCATCGTCATCCCGCCGCCCGGCGGCCCATCGGTGGTCGCTGTGCTGCAACAGCAATACCAGGACGGCCTTTCGCAGGAGATCGCTCTCTCGACGGCGTCCCGGACCACGGGCCAGAACGCCTTTTACGTGAGCCTGCTCAACAACACAGCAGGCAACATGGAAGTCCCGAATTCCCTGTCCTTGCCTTCCATGACCCCTGACCGCCTCCAGCGCGAAATGGAGGAGCGAATGCCGGGCGTGGAGATGGAAACCTCGCTCGTCTACGTGCAGAACCGATTCGGCCCCTTCGGCTTTGCCACCGGACGTTCCTCCACGGGCGACCTGTGCCTGTATGCCTGGCAGCAGATCGAGCCGGGCGAGCCCGCCATCTTCGTGCCGGGAGGAGCGATCTCCGTCCGCCTGCGCCTCTGCGATGCGGACGCCAACGTCGATCAGCTGCTGCGGGTTTTCTACGGCTACACGATCGCGGCGTATTACCGTCAGGAATCCTGGAACCCGTACGGGGATCCGCCCTCGCCGCCCCAACACCTCGGCGAGAAGGACGCTCCGATGTACCCGCTGGGCCTCGGCGGCAGCGAAGGAAAAGCCACGGTCGTCCGCCGAAGGACCATCACCGAGAGGATGCAGCCGGTTACGCCCTCGGTTCGGGTGCCCCGTCGCACCATCGACAAGGATACGGTCGCTCCTGCCGTCCCGTCTCCCGCTGCGCAGCCGGAAGCCGCTCCGACGAGCGGTTACCCCGTCGTGCCTCCGCCTCCTGCTCAGTAACGTCAGCTCACCTTGCGTATTGATGTTACATATAAAAACATTTCGTTTACCGCTGTGACATTAGGCCTAAGTGTCACTATAGATATATTAATAGACCCGTCTTTAGTCTTAAACTAAGCGTGCAATCTCCCACGCAAACCTTTGAGCCGAGAACCCAGACGATGCGAGCAGGTCTTATCGTGGCCTTTTGGGCTGTGGCGGCGGTATTGATCATCTCGATCGTTGCTCTTCCGATCAGCATTCAGGCACATCTCGTTGCAGGTCTCACGGTCGTGGCCTGCATGATCATCCTGAAATTCTTCCGCGCCCAGGGCATCTGGCGGCTGATCGCGCTGGCCCTCGGCACCGCCATCGTCCTGCGCTACGTCTTCTGGCGCACCACGAGCACGATCCCGCCGATCACCGAGATCGCGAGCTTCATCCCGGGCTTCCTGCTGTATCTGGCCGAGATGTACAGCGTCATGATGCTGTTCCTGAGCCTTTTCGTGGTGTCGAGCCCCCTGAAATCCCGCAAGGCGCCGCAGATCGACCCTGAGAACCTGCCGACCGTCGACGTCTTCGTGCCGACCTACAACGAGGGTTCCGACCTTCTGGCGACGACCCTGGCCGCCGCGAAGGCCATGACCTACCCCGCGGACAAGTTCACGGTCTGGCTACTGGACGACGGCGGCACGGACGAGAAGTGCAATTCGAGCAACGCCAAGGCCGCCCAGGAGGCCCGCGAGCGCCGCGCGGAACTCCAGGCGCTCTGCGAGGTCATGGACGTGAAGTACCTGACCCGGGCACGCAACCTGCACGCCAAGGCGGGCAACCTCAACAACGGCCTTGAGAACTCGACCGGCGACCTGGTGGCCGTGTTCGATGCCGACCATGCCCCCGCGCGCAGCTTCCTCATGGAGACGGTCGGCTATTTCACCAAGGACAAGAACCTGTTCCTGGTTCAGACGCCGCACTTCTTCATCAATCCCGATCCGCTGGAGCGCAATCTCGGAACGTTCCAGACCATGCCGTCGGAGAACGAGATGTTCTACGGCGTCATTCAGCGCGGTCTCGACAAATGGGACGCGGCGTTCTTCTGCGGCTCGGCCGCCGTGCTCCGGCGCGAAGCCCTTCAGGAAACCAACGGGTTCAGCGGCGTCAGCATCACCGAGGATTGCGAGACCGCCCTCGAGCTTCATTCCCGCGGGTGGACGAGCGTCTACGTGGACAAGCCGCTGATCGCCGGCCTTCAGCCGGACAGCTTCGCAAGCTTCATCGGCCAGCGCTCGCGCTGGGCGCAAGGCATGATGCAGATCCTGCGCTACAAGTTTCCGCCCCTCAAGCGCGGTCTGAAGATCTCGCAGCGCCTTTGCTACATGTCGAGCAGCATGTTCTGGCTGTTCCCGTTTTCGCGGTTCTGCTTCCTCATCTCGCCGCTCTGCTATCTCTTCTTCTCGCTCGAGATCTTCACCGCATCGGGTGGGGAGTTCCTCGCCTATACGTTCACCTACATGATGGTGAACTTCATGATGCAGAACTACCTCTACGGCCGTTACCGCTGGCCCTGGATCTCGGATCTCTACGAGTACATCCAGACCATCTACCTTCTGCCGGCCGTGCTGTCGGTGATCGCCAATCCCAGCAAGCCCACCTTCAAGGTCACGGCCAAGAACGAGTCCATGGAGGAGAGCCGGGTCTCGGAACTGGGCACGCCGTATTTCATCATCTTCGGCATCCTGATCCTCGGCGTCATCGCCA is a window of Microvirga lotononidis DNA encoding:
- the bcsN gene encoding cellulose biosynthesis protein BcsN, translated to MPPNQTCLSIAHSVRRPGSIRPLLVGARKALSCVAAGAVLMAASACAGRSDLGYASLMSEVPATRAIVIPPPGGPSVVAVLQQQYQDGLSQEIALSTASRTTGQNAFYVSLLNNTAGNMEVPNSLSLPSMTPDRLQREMEERMPGVEMETSLVYVQNRFGPFGFATGRSSTGDLCLYAWQQIEPGEPAIFVPGGAISVRLRLCDADANVDQLLRVFYGYTIAAYYRQESWNPYGDPPSPPQHLGEKDAPMYPLGLGGSEGKATVVRRRTITERMQPVTPSVRVPRRTIDKDTVAPAVPSPAAQPEAAPTSGYPVVPPPPAQ
- a CDS encoding multidrug effflux MFS transporter: MKSAFLRNALVLGMLSAVGPFAIDMYLPSFPAIAREFQVDVSAVQMSLMSFFLAVAVCQIVYGPLSDRFGRKPPLYFGLGLFILAGIGCSFAPNVETLIAFRFLQGVGSCAAMVIPRAIIRDLHTGHEAARLMATTMLVFSVSPILAPLAGSTLTAFFSWRAIFWAIAVIGLAGLAVVLFLLPETHKPNEGRKGIGHAFSTYRGLLKDRRFLGLAFIGGFSQASFFAYLAGSSVIFIEHYGLTPSAYSMVFASNAIAFIGSAQFNSFFMRRFGAERVVRTAISCFAALVILLFVLTILGVDNVYVLWGLLFVSFGCLGYVIPSTAVLALEEHGPVAGTASALMGTLQLSTGAVIIVLVSAFYNGTPLSMVSAIVVCGIVAFTLSFRIMKPKRVYP
- the bcsA gene encoding UDP-forming cellulose synthase catalytic subunit; its protein translation is MRAGLIVAFWAVAAVLIISIVALPISIQAHLVAGLTVVACMIILKFFRAQGIWRLIALALGTAIVLRYVFWRTTSTIPPITEIASFIPGFLLYLAEMYSVMMLFLSLFVVSSPLKSRKAPQIDPENLPTVDVFVPTYNEGSDLLATTLAAAKAMTYPADKFTVWLLDDGGTDEKCNSSNAKAAQEARERRAELQALCEVMDVKYLTRARNLHAKAGNLNNGLENSTGDLVAVFDADHAPARSFLMETVGYFTKDKNLFLVQTPHFFINPDPLERNLGTFQTMPSENEMFYGVIQRGLDKWDAAFFCGSAAVLRREALQETNGFSGVSITEDCETALELHSRGWTSVYVDKPLIAGLQPDSFASFIGQRSRWAQGMMQILRYKFPPLKRGLKISQRLCYMSSSMFWLFPFSRFCFLISPLCYLFFSLEIFTASGGEFLAYTFTYMMVNFMMQNYLYGRYRWPWISDLYEYIQTIYLLPAVLSVIANPSKPTFKVTAKNESMEESRVSELGTPYFIIFGILILGVIATGIRVWAEPYKADLTLVTGAWNVLNLIIAGCALGVVSERATRRHSHRVRVERPCRFIIGDEAIDAVVRDVSVGGARVHVPPSAEPKLKKGAAGTLEFQPFSNLPIQHLPMEIRKVGMDDKGLLLGCRFLIEKPEHRRMIADLVFANADQWSQFQKNRHHDIGVLRGTLWFFMVAFYQTGRGLSYFFGLQKIGASKPSAPSVASAAK